In Streptomyces sp. NBC_00091, the following proteins share a genomic window:
- a CDS encoding cold-shock protein — protein sequence MAAGTVKWFNAAKGFGFIEQEDGGPDVFAHFSNIAAQGFRELLEGQKVTFDIAPGQKGPTAENIVPA from the coding sequence ATGGCTGCTGGCACCGTGAAGTGGTTCAACGCGGCAAAGGGTTTCGGCTTCATCGAGCAGGAAGACGGCGGCCCTGACGTGTTCGCCCACTTCTCGAACATCGCCGCCCAGGGTTTCCGCGAGCTGCTCGAAGGCCAGAAGGTCACCTTCGACATCGCGCCGGGCCAGAAGGGTCCGACGGCGGAGAACATCGTTCCCGCCTGA